The following coding sequences lie in one Thermoanaerobacter uzonensis DSM 18761 genomic window:
- the crcB gene encoding fluoride efflux transporter CrcB has translation MEYIYIGIGGFFGAALRYLITIYFTKMYHTIFPFETFMINILGSFLLSFIANFTMDEYEVNTNLRLAITTGFIGAFTTFSTFSMEIINLLKAGKDYIALSYIILSIFGGLMMSYLGFEFADKTFSLLKEQERE, from the coding sequence ATGGAGTACATCTATATAGGTATCGGAGGATTTTTTGGAGCAGCACTAAGATATTTAATAACAATTTACTTTACCAAAATGTATCACACTATATTTCCCTTTGAAACTTTTATGATAAATATTTTAGGTTCGTTTTTGTTAAGTTTTATTGCTAATTTTACTATGGATGAGTACGAGGTAAATACTAATTTGAGGTTAGCGATAACAACAGGATTTATTGGGGCTTTTACGACATTTTCTACTTTTAGTATGGAAATAATAAATTTACTAAAAGCAGGTAAAGATTATATTGCTCTAAGTTATATAATTTTATCAATATTTGGTGGCCTTATGATGTCTTATTTAGGGTTTGAATTTGCTGACAAAACTTTTAGCTTACTAAAGGAGCAGGAAAGAGAATGA
- the crcB gene encoding fluoride efflux transporter CrcB yields the protein MISILYVGIGGIFGAILRYEISRHIKENREIIIPIETFIINVLGAFLLNFLSSPKINVDLSCDVKLFLTTGFLGAFTTYSTFSHETVDLIKNKKYFHAFIYMSLTIIFGLIGGALGYYLGNYMGKLI from the coding sequence ATAATAAGTATACTGTATGTAGGAATTGGAGGAATTTTTGGAGCAATATTGAGATATGAAATATCGAGGCATATAAAGGAAAACAGAGAGATAATTATTCCAATCGAAACTTTCATTATAAATGTATTAGGTGCGTTTTTATTAAACTTTTTATCAAGTCCTAAAATAAATGTAGATTTAAGCTGTGATGTTAAACTTTTTTTGACAACGGGATTTCTAGGTGCTTTTACGACATACTCAACTTTTTCCCATGAGACAGTAGACTTAATCAAGAATAAAAAATATTTTCATGCATTTATATATATGTCCTTAACAATTATATTTGGACTAATAGGAGGAGCATTGGGATATTATCTCGGAAATTATATGGGAAAATTGATTTAA